From the genome of Malus sylvestris chromosome 13, drMalSylv7.2, whole genome shotgun sequence:
TTGTACATACAAAATGGTTCCATAATCTAGCTGAGtatgttgaaagaaatattggAAAACATTCTTTCTTTGGAAGATTGTATCTGCAAAGGTGATGTGTGATGATAATGGGATGAGCAACAtgttttttggttttggcaaGTTTGAAAGGATGATAACTATATGTGGTTGTACCTTATCGCAAAGAAAACAGTAGCTACAGAGGTGTAGAAATCAGTTTGAGAGGCTGAAATTCTTTGGGAAGTTGATTGATGAGTATGAAATTGCACCGCTCTTAAGTAATTTTCAATGCTTGCAGCCATGGAGGATTAATTGGTGAGGGGTAGCAGGGCTAGGAGTATATGGACAAGAAGGACTTCATAGTTCTGCACTTCTCAAAGCATTCATTCAATCTCAAACTAGGAAAcctagttgagattgaggggggatgttgaatatatcactgccaactcatcaaaacagTTGTAAATGAATTGGATGATGTAATAGTTAGTTGAAAGAGTTACTTAGAGTTTGTTACTCAAAGCTTATTAGCTAGTCCTCTAGTCAGCTATATATAGCTATTGTAAACAGATAGTAAGATTAGTTCATTGAGTTCAAAACCTTCATTCATTCTTTCTCACATTTCTCCTCTCTGTAAAAATTCATTTCTTGGTTTTACAATTGTTCATCTCTGCTTCTTCTCCAATGTACTTAACAGTCCAAACCACTTTTACACAGTGTTTTGGATGGGTTTATTCGGAACCATACAATCAGCAATAGTTACTCTTATCTTAGAGCATGACCTACAGGTATGGAATATCCATTCAACTCTTGAAATTGTAAGTGGTTTATTTGCAGTAAGTAGCCAATTCTCTAGACCTTTCCTTTTCTTAGAAAAGTTACATTTAGTAAGGATTTTCTTAGGGTTTTCAAAAATTAACAGGCGGTACGAACCGTGAGAGGCTAACTAGTCAATCGACAATACATAGATGGGCGCGTCCCACCAGCGTCTCACATTGCGCATGTCCGCACTTAAGCAGCTTTAATATACTATCTGCGAACAAGTAGGTGCTAATTAGATGTTTTTGTTTACTTGGTAGGGATTTGCAACGGGTCTAACCTTTTCCTTTCAAACATGGTGTGTATCAATAAGAGGTCCACTCTTCGTTGCCATGTTCACGCCCCTGTGCACAGTTATTACAACCATTGTAGCTGTTGTGTTTCTGCATGAGGAATTATATTTGGGAAGGTACTTATGTACGTATGTTTTACATATTACATtattaatacacacacacacacattatataTAACTACTAGAATACATCCTTAATTCCTCATACAATCTGCATTTATCAGCTTGGTTGGTGGTGTTGCTGTGGTAATTGGTTTATATATTGTGCTATGGGGCAAAGCCAAAGACCAACAAAAGACCAAACAAGAGACAGATCCAAATCAGAGTCGAACTGTCGACCAGATCTTAATTGATGATGACTCCACAGAGAAGACAAGTTGTAAAATTGATCTGGAAGAACCACTTCTGAAGAAAGAAAAATCGCCGTTTATTTGACTACAGTGCTGCTTgtactaattatttttatttgactACAATGCTGCTTGTACTTATTTTAGGGCTTAAATTTTGTCTTTTCTGGTTAAACTTTTTCTTTCCATGGTGATAATAATGTTCAGATTCTGGATGTTATTTTCaccttttatttgtttaaatgttTGTCACCTTGTTTTATGCTTGGGCTTAGCTTTTCCTGTTTACTTGGTACCCTCTCAAGCACTAGGtttgtgtcacagcccgtcccgaaataaatTATCGATGACGTGAATTGACTATTTTACCCTTGGATGTGAGTGTCATGGTATGTGTTATGCATGTTAGGGGTGGTCCAAACTTatgtttttccttaatttttggaCCAAAGTAGCACTtagtttttgtggttttggttggtgaccacgtggaccactcacacacacacacaaactcttcgtctctcttctctcccgtgctctctctccctcggGCTCACTCTCTCTCCGTCCCTCACGTATGGACGAACAACAAATCTAGAAGAAAGTTTGCAGATTGAGGGTTTAAAGTACACCATCGTGTCCCTGAGGTTCATACAAGTGGAATGATACCTTTTTTAGGTAAGAActccttcgaaaaccctagtttctctCGAACTCCGATTAaggtactattcatgcaaatgtaaaatctcatgtttttagggatttcaagcttataggtagcttaaggaggtcctcacgaggctAGGAGTGGTTCGTTGGAAGATTTTGGACATCAGAATAGTGAGATTCGACGAGTTGGAGGTTTGGCAGGAGTGTCGAGAAGTTTTCCGGCGAATCCTATGGGTTTTAGGGCTTTTAAAAGGTATGGTTGTGTTCAATTCGTGTCAAGCTTCAAATtggtttaagtttcatgaaatttgactGAGAAATGGACGAGAAATGAAGGTTGAAAGAATTTCCCAGTTTCCGGCACCGGCGACGGCGCCGGAGTTCTGAGGTAGGAgatgatggaatattcctaacggcgttgGTGAGTTTAACGGATTCCGTTActatttaacaaaatattcctaacggggttAAGGGATTCTGTTAGGGTCCCTGCGCGTGGGCGGCGCGTGTTGCCGTGCCTTGGTCGGCGCGTGAGTGATcagaaaattattttaaaaatatggggatgttcgtggagttgtgtagattacgttggtatattcaaacaccccatttgagcattgtatgagaagttattagctagttttgtctatgtgctttaaatgatgtttttatagttatttcacatataggggaggcttatcccgaggacgagtgcggtcaagggcgactcgggggctacgaccctttgacataccaatgagtgggcttttggttttcagtatatatttatatatttgatattTTCCTAGAAAAATACGTTTAAATGACGTATGCCTTGAATTGCCATGCATATAACTTTATGTCCAGCATGTGAGGTAGTATATGctgcataatatataattgtggtgctatAGACGCTCAGGTAAGCACATGTGAGTTTATGTATTGTGAATAGGAATAACAGTTGTGATTGa
Proteins encoded in this window:
- the LOC126595511 gene encoding WAT1-related protein At4g30420-like isoform X1, whose protein sequence is MSFECELIQHHVQYCGDRVQALQMVSEMGFATGLTFSFQTWCVSIRGPLFVAMFTPLCTVITTIVAVVFLHEELYLGSLVGGVAVVIGLYIVLWGKAKDQQKTKQETDPNQSRTVDQILIDDDSTEKTSCKIDLEEPLLKKEKSPFI